TTGGTATTTACTTGCCAACTTCTTAATCGGCTCCGGCATAGTTGCGGAGAAAAGTAAAGTTTGTCGTTTGGTTGGCAGTAGATTAAAGATGGATTCAATATCATCCATAAAGCCCATATCGAGCATTTCATCTGCTTCATCCAAAATTACCATGGAAGGTTTGAAGTTTTTAAGTTCCTTTCCTTTCAATAGGTCGAGAAGTCTTCCAGGAGTTGCAACGGCAACTTGGGCACCTTTGGCCACTTGTGTGATTTGTTTAGAATAGGAACTTCCGCCATAGATAGTGGTGGTTTTGATTCCTAAATGTTTTCCCAATTTAAACAATTCATCAGATACTTGCAGAGCAAGTTCACGAGTTGGAGTGAGGACAAGCACTTGCATGCCATCGTTCACACTAATTCGGTTCAAACAGGGGAGTCCGTAAGCTGCAGTTTTTCCGGTACCGGTCTGCGCTTGTGCGATTAAATCTTTTCCTTCCAATACGAGCGGAATCGCTTGTTTTTGGATAGGGCTTGGTGATTCGAAGCCTGCATCAGTGATTCCTTGTAGTATTTCAGGACGTAATCCGAAGGATTGGAAGTCATTTCCAACTTCGGTGTCATTCTTAGTCATGGAAATAGGATACAATAAAAAAACGGCCTAAAAAAGAAAGGGAAAAACTACCATACCGCCAAAGGACAACGTTACGGGTGTTTTTTGGCAATTTCTGTCAAATGGGCGTATAATTCTTCTTTTAGGTAGGGTTTGGGCATAAAATATTCAAATCCTGAGTTTAGAATTTGTTCTTTTTCCTCTGGCATACAAAGCCCAGTACAAGCAAAAAGAACAGGTCGATTTGGTTTTCCGCTGATTCCCTTCGCAATTTCAGTTCCGTGTTTCCCTGGCATTTCGATGTCCAAAAAGGCGATATCGTAGGGAGAATGGAGTAGTTCTCTTTCTGTATCAAATCCATTGCTTGTTTCTTTGATTTCAAATCCGAAGGGTTTTAAATAACTTTTAAGGACTTTCCTGTTCAGATCGTTGTCATCGGCGATAAGTACTTTTTGTTGTTTAGAAAATTTTGGTATTTGGTTCAGATTGGTTGCCAAGGCACAAGAATTGTTCCCATTTTTTTCCTCTAATTTCCAAAGGATGGGAATCGTTACTTTAAAAGTAGAACCTTCACCTAACTTAGATTCTACTTCAACGGCTCCCTCCAACTCTTCCAATGAAAGTTTAACAATGGATAGTCCAAGGCCAGATCCTGATATCCCACATCCTTCTGGAACGAATTGGTTGTATTTCTGAAAGAGTTTGTCCTTAACCTCAGGAGAAATGCCAGGACCTGTGTCTTTTACTTCTATCAACAAAATTCCCTTTTCATTCGTTTTTGTTTCCAGAGACACGGAGCAAGTGATTTCTCCTTTGTTTGTAAATTTAACTGCATTGGCGGTTAGATTCCATAAAATCTTTTCGATTTTTCTTTTGTCTGAATGAATTAGTAAATTTTGATTCGTAAAGTTTTGAAGTTTAAATTCTAATTGTTTCCGTTTGGTTTCTGTTTTGAAAAAAGAATCTAAAATATGTAAACATTGATAAAGTTCAAACCATTCAAGATTCGAAACACTGGCATTCTCTTCTAGTCTTGAGATTTCAATTGTATCATTGACTAAATGTAAAATGACTTCTCCAGCATTTTTGATATGATCCACATAACCGAGAATGGTTGGATCTAAATCCGTTTCACGAATCATTTCCGACATACCAAGTAGGGAATTTAATGGGTTCCTAATATCATGACTAATCGCTGCAATAAAATCACGTTTGGCGGCGGTGGCTCTTTCTGCAGATAATTTTTCTATTTCTAAACGTTCAGTTGCCTTTCGCATTTGTAAGAGACGAATGGTTTGTTTTCCAAGAAGGCGAAGCATTTGGATTTGATTTTCATTGAGTTCTCTCGGTTTGTTATCAATCACACATAAAGTTCCGAGTTTAATGTGGTCATCGAGAGCCAGTGGGATCCCGGCATAGAAGATTACATTGGGAGCTTCATTCACTAAGGGATTATTTTTAAACCGAGGGTCTAGTTTCGCATTGGGAACAACAAAAAGTTCATCTCCTAAAATTGCATGGGAACAAAAGGCAAGGGACCTGGGAGTTTCTCGTGTATGTAATCCATGATGCGATTTGAACCATTGTCTTGTTTCATCAATGAGACTAACAAGTGAAATAGGAACATTACAAATCATCGATGCAAGTTTTGTAATTTCATCAAACATCTCCTCTTCGGGAGTGTCTAGAATTTCGAGCCCTTTTAACGCCGAAAGACGCGCGGTCTCATTTTTCGGTAAAGGGGCGATCATCATACCTATCTTAGACGAAATCATTTTCGTATAAAGAAAAGCAAAATTTTTGAAATCCAATCGGTCTAACCACTATGAAACGAGCCTTTCTTCCCATTTTATTTTGTTTCTTTTTTGTACTCGGATGGTTTGTGATACCTTCCTGTTCTGAATCCTCTTCTCATTCTCCAAAAAAAATAGAGAATCCTGAACTCCGAAAAAAACTCACCGATCTTCAATACCGTGTTACACAAGAAGGTGAAACGGAACCTGCTTTTCAGAATGAATATTGGGACAATCATGAAGAAGGAATCTATGTTGATATTGTTTCGAAAGAACCTCTCTTTAGTTCGAAAGACAAGTTTGAATCGGGGACAGGTTGGCCAAGTTTTACAAAGCCGCTTGTAGGTGGCAATGTGGTGGAAGTCGCTGATCATTCTTATGGGATGACACGAACCGAAGTACGTTCTAAAAAAGCCAATTCTCATTTGGGCCATGTATTTGATGATGGACCCGCGCCAACAAACAAACGTTACTGCATGAATTCGGCTGCGATGGAGTTTATCCCCAAAGGTAAACTAAAAGAAAGAGGCTATGGGTCTTTTCTTTCGGAATAGATTCAATCAGGTAAGGAATAGGGTAGGTTCTTCTAATAAAGTTTTGCTCAAAGTTATCAACTAAAAAATAGTCGATATCGAACCGATAAACCTTAGGTTTTTACGCCCAAAGATTCATCATAAATTCTTCATCGTTACGTAGAGAGATCAGTTTGTATTTGGTTTCGTGGATATCTTCTCTAGAAACTTCTCGTTTCCAACGAATATCCACTTTTAGTTTGCGAACACGGGTTTGGAGTTCTAAAAGTTCCCAAATGGAGTCTTCCATTTCTTTTCTGTAAAGATTACTAAAAAGGGGAGCTACTTGGTCTGGAGTGTCCATTTTCAAAAGTTCAATATGAGTTAGGTCATGGATATTTTGCAGGGCCCAAATATGTAGTGTGAGAGTAGTGATTCTTTCGAGTTGGGAAATTTCATCCTTTGTGTTTCTTGTTACCTGTTGTTTAAAAAAACGAATTCGTTTTTCTAGGTAGGTTATGAGATCCGATTTAGGAATTTCTCGCCCTTTCCATTTTTCCCAATCGGCTTTTAGATCTTCATAAAGGCCTTCGCCGTAGAACACGGATGAGGCTTCCATCAGTTGTAAACTACCTGGTTCCGAAATTTTGATTCTATGACGAAGAGAATCGGCATCCCCTGCAATCATATTTACAGGAGCCACATCTTCCAACTTTTGTAAGGCACGGGAGATGGAATCAATGAATTGGGATTTCATCTGGTCTGTAGAATGAGCCACCAAATAAAAATTGAGGTCGGATTCCGAGTGAAAATCCCCACGTTCGCGGGAACCATAAAAAAGGATTTGGTAGGGTTTGGTCGAGGGGATGAGTTCTAATTCATCCAAAACTTGCGCATAGAGGTTAGGGTTTAGTGCTTCAAATTCCATAGTTCATTCAAAGTATAATTTCATTCGAGAAAGATTTTCTAATATGGCTTTGAAGGCGCGGTCGCGTTCTTCTTTGCCGGGAAAAGGAAGGGATTTTACATTATTGAGATCTTGGTAAATGATTTCAATCGAAGGTTGGTTAGGATTTTTTTTGATAGAGGCAACGTAATCCAAATTGATAACTTCCGATTCACCGAGTTTTAGCCACATAGAAATTCTCCTCATAGCCTAAGGGTTCCATTCTATTTGCCTAATCTTTTTTTCTAAAAAATGAGGCTTTGTTAGGATTCTTGTGCCTAGTACAATTCCAAAGATTGGAGGACCATTTGGTGGAGATCCTTGGCTAGTTCTTTGGGATCTGTGGTTTGGGAAGTAATGGTCTCAAAAACGAGTAAAAATCCGTTATGGATTCCTTCCCAACGTGCATAAAGTTGCGAATCCTTGTAGGGATAAACAAGGACACTGCATTTTTTGGATCCCCAAACAAAATAAGATACATCTGGGTTTTTGTTTTCTTCTTTATAAAAATAGGGGAATTGGGACTGGTTCTCTCGGTCCGTGGAAGATAAACGTAACCAAAGGATGTTTTGTCCTTCCCCCAAACGAATTTCATAACTATTCCCTGTCCCAAAAATGGATCCAGATTTTAGAAGTTCAAAGTTTTCTTTTGCCACCCATACGGCATGGTAGGTAAGGCGTAGCTCTTTGGTTAGGTGATGGTTTTTTGTTTCTACCTTGGGACTAGAATGGGTAGTTTCTATGTTTTTTTCTTTCGGTGGTTCCTGAACACTTTGGCAGGCGTTGGTTAAAAATAATGAAAGTATAAAAATGATTTTAATGTCCGACTTCATATTCATCTCCTAAATAGTTTTGAAACAGATATCCACTTGGTGTTTTCTTTTGTAAATAGTTAGGAGAGAGAAGCACTTTTCCCCCACCACCAGTAAGATCTTTTACATAATTGGGAATAGTGATTCCAGAATGATAACCACGGAGTTTTCGATAGATTTCAATTCCTCTTTCTATGGGTACAACAAAGTCAGAACTTCCAAATACTTCATCACATTGGTGGAGGTAATAAGGTTTAATTCCTATACTGATTAGTTTGTAGTTGAGCTCTGACAAAATTTTTTCATCATCATTGATTCCCGATAATAAAACAGATTGGTTAAAAATAGATACAAAACCTGTTTTGATCATTCGCATAACATACATTTTAGTTTCTTCCGAAATTTCATTCGGATGGTTAAAATGAGTGACCATATACAAAGGAAAATGTTTGGCAAAAACTTCGTTTAAAGATTCTGTCAGTCGCATTGGCATAGTGACTGGGTGTCGGGTGTGAATCCTTACTTGATTGATATGAGGGATAGATTTTAATTCCCCCAAAAGATAATCAAGGGAAGAATCGGATAAGGTAAGTGGATCTCCACCGGACAGGATGACCTCTCTTACTTCTGTATGAGTTTTAAAGTAGGAAAGGGCTTTCTCCCATTCGCTTCGATTGGGAGTTTCTTCCGGATCTGATACCTTTCGTTTCCTGGTGCAAAATCGACAGTACACAGCACAGACATGAGAAATGTACCAAATCGCACGGTCTGGATAACGGTGGGTCACTCCTTTCACAGGCATATAACGTTCTTCTGCTAGGGGATCTTCTACTTCGTTTGGTTTTTTTCTAAGTTCACCTGATCGAGGGATGATTTGTTTTCGAATGGGACAGTTGGGATTTTTTTTGTCGATCCTTTCTAAATAATAGGGAGTGACGGCAAAACTAAATTCCGCAAGTGCGGGGGTAAAACTTTCCCTCTCTTCTTCGGTTAGAGTTAGTTTTTCTTCCAAATCGCCAAGGGTAGTGATTCGGTTTTGTAATTGCCATTTCCAATCCGACCAGGTCATCGCTTATGACCATACTTAGGTTGACACAGGGCCAAGTCCCTCGGATTTTGTTTACGAGTAACGAAATTATGAACTTAGGCATTACAGAAGTAAAAAAAGGAATGATCCTCAAGATCGAGAATGAGCTTTATTCCGTCGTCAAAACCGAGTTTGTGAATCCTGGAAAGGGTTCTGCA
This portion of the Leptospira montravelensis genome encodes:
- the msrB gene encoding peptide-methionine (R)-S-oxide reductase MsrB, whose product is MKRAFLPILFCFFFVLGWFVIPSCSESSSHSPKKIENPELRKKLTDLQYRVTQEGETEPAFQNEYWDNHEEGIYVDIVSKEPLFSSKDKFESGTGWPSFTKPLVGGNVVEVADHSYGMTRTEVRSKKANSHLGHVFDDGPAPTNKRYCMNSAAMEFIPKGKLKERGYGSFLSE
- a CDS encoding hybrid sensor histidine kinase/response regulator translates to MMIAPLPKNETARLSALKGLEILDTPEEEMFDEITKLASMICNVPISLVSLIDETRQWFKSHHGLHTRETPRSLAFCSHAILGDELFVVPNAKLDPRFKNNPLVNEAPNVIFYAGIPLALDDHIKLGTLCVIDNKPRELNENQIQMLRLLGKQTIRLLQMRKATERLEIEKLSAERATAAKRDFIAAISHDIRNPLNSLLGMSEMIRETDLDPTILGYVDHIKNAGEVILHLVNDTIEISRLEENASVSNLEWFELYQCLHILDSFFKTETKRKQLEFKLQNFTNQNLLIHSDKRKIEKILWNLTANAVKFTNKGEITCSVSLETKTNEKGILLIEVKDTGPGISPEVKDKLFQKYNQFVPEGCGISGSGLGLSIVKLSLEELEGAVEVESKLGEGSTFKVTIPILWKLEEKNGNNSCALATNLNQIPKFSKQQKVLIADDNDLNRKVLKSYLKPFGFEIKETSNGFDTERELLHSPYDIAFLDIEMPGKHGTEIAKGISGKPNRPVLFACTGLCMPEEKEQILNSGFEYFMPKPYLKEELYAHLTEIAKKHP
- a CDS encoding KamA family radical SAM protein, translated to MTWSDWKWQLQNRITTLGDLEEKLTLTEEERESFTPALAEFSFAVTPYYLERIDKKNPNCPIRKQIIPRSGELRKKPNEVEDPLAEERYMPVKGVTHRYPDRAIWYISHVCAVYCRFCTRKRKVSDPEETPNRSEWEKALSYFKTHTEVREVILSGGDPLTLSDSSLDYLLGELKSIPHINQVRIHTRHPVTMPMRLTESLNEVFAKHFPLYMVTHFNHPNEISEETKMYVMRMIKTGFVSIFNQSVLLSGINDDEKILSELNYKLISIGIKPYYLHQCDEVFGSSDFVVPIERGIEIYRKLRGYHSGITIPNYVKDLTGGGGKVLLSPNYLQKKTPSGYLFQNYLGDEYEVGH